One region of Microbacterium rhizosphaerae genomic DNA includes:
- the glgB gene encoding 1,4-alpha-glucan branching protein GlgB, whose amino-acid sequence MTTTDGKIDPGLLDAVAAGAYHSPHDVLGLHPAGTDRWVVRARRPLAKTVTAVFADGTSTSLTHSRSGVWEGVREGAPDAYRLVTSYPDGADYDADDPYRHLPSLGELDLHLIREGRHEQLWDALGAHVRESSGSQGTAFTVWAPNAQAVRVVGDFNRWDGQGHAMRSLGSSGVWELFVPDLGAGAVYKYEILTRWGGWVTKADPMAQFAEVPPATASVVAAPPAHEWGDAAWLEHRGRSTPISQPMSIYELHFGSWRPGLSYRDAADPLVEYVTAQGFTHVEFLPLAEHPFGGSWGYQVTGYYAPTSRFGTPDDLRYLIDRLHQAGIGVIMDWVPGHFPKDSFALARFDGEPLYEHADPRRGEHKDWGTYIFDYGRSEVRNFLVANALYWIEEFHVDGLRVDAVASMLYLDYSRNDGEWEPNRFGGRENLEAIGFLQEVNATAYKRYPGIVMVAEESTSFTGVTAPTSSGGLGFGFKWNMGWMNDSLTYIERDPVHRSHHEGELSFSYVYAFSENFILPISHDEVVHGKGSLLAKMPGDHWQKLANMRAYLAYMWGHPGKQLLFMGQEFGQLSEWSEGRSLDWWMLDQPSHAQLLAFVAELNRVYREHSALWARDADGAAFSRLGAPHWDPNVQVLARRDNHGNTVVVICNFGGVPLEDHALDLPAPGTWREVLNSDAETYGGSGVGNAGHVTTDPSGRAVLRIPPLGVVWLAHSANA is encoded by the coding sequence ATGACCACCACCGACGGGAAGATCGATCCCGGCCTGCTCGACGCCGTCGCCGCCGGCGCCTACCACTCCCCCCACGACGTGCTCGGCCTGCATCCCGCCGGCACGGATCGCTGGGTCGTGCGCGCGCGCCGCCCGCTCGCGAAGACCGTGACCGCGGTGTTCGCGGACGGCACCAGCACATCCTTGACGCACAGCCGTAGCGGAGTGTGGGAGGGAGTGCGCGAGGGTGCACCCGACGCCTACCGGCTCGTCACGAGCTATCCCGACGGCGCGGACTACGACGCGGACGACCCGTACCGTCACCTCCCGTCGCTCGGGGAGCTCGACCTGCACCTCATCCGTGAGGGGCGGCACGAGCAGCTGTGGGACGCGCTGGGCGCGCACGTGCGGGAGAGCTCGGGCTCCCAGGGCACCGCGTTCACCGTGTGGGCGCCGAACGCGCAGGCGGTGCGCGTGGTGGGCGACTTCAACCGCTGGGACGGTCAGGGCCACGCCATGCGGTCGCTCGGATCGTCCGGGGTGTGGGAGCTGTTCGTCCCCGATCTCGGCGCCGGCGCCGTGTACAAATACGAGATCCTCACCCGCTGGGGCGGATGGGTCACGAAAGCCGACCCCATGGCGCAGTTCGCCGAGGTGCCGCCGGCCACCGCATCCGTCGTCGCCGCCCCCCCCGCGCACGAGTGGGGGGATGCCGCGTGGCTCGAGCATCGCGGCCGCTCCACGCCCATCTCGCAGCCCATGTCGATCTACGAGCTGCACTTCGGCTCGTGGCGTCCGGGGCTGTCGTACCGGGATGCGGCCGACCCTCTCGTCGAGTACGTCACCGCCCAGGGCTTCACGCACGTCGAGTTCCTGCCTCTGGCCGAGCACCCGTTCGGGGGTTCGTGGGGCTATCAGGTCACCGGCTACTACGCGCCGACCAGCCGGTTCGGCACACCCGACGACCTGCGGTACCTCATCGACCGCCTGCACCAGGCCGGGATCGGCGTGATCATGGACTGGGTTCCGGGACACTTCCCGAAGGACTCGTTCGCCCTCGCCCGCTTCGACGGCGAGCCCCTCTACGAGCACGCGGACCCCCGGCGCGGCGAGCACAAGGACTGGGGCACGTACATCTTCGACTACGGGCGCAGCGAGGTGCGCAACTTCCTCGTCGCCAACGCGCTGTACTGGATCGAGGAGTTCCACGTCGACGGACTGCGGGTGGATGCCGTGGCCTCCATGCTCTACCTCGACTACTCGCGCAACGACGGCGAGTGGGAGCCGAATAGGTTCGGCGGCCGGGAGAACCTCGAGGCGATCGGCTTCCTGCAGGAGGTCAACGCCACCGCCTACAAGCGCTACCCCGGGATCGTGATGGTCGCCGAGGAGTCCACGAGCTTCACGGGCGTCACGGCCCCGACGAGCTCGGGCGGGCTCGGGTTCGGGTTCAAGTGGAACATGGGCTGGATGAACGACTCGCTCACCTACATCGAGCGCGACCCCGTCCATCGCTCCCACCACGAGGGCGAGCTGTCCTTCTCGTACGTCTACGCGTTCAGCGAGAACTTCATCCTGCCGATCTCGCACGACGAGGTCGTGCACGGCAAGGGGAGCCTGCTCGCCAAGATGCCCGGCGATCATTGGCAGAAGCTGGCGAACATGCGCGCATACCTCGCCTACATGTGGGGTCACCCCGGCAAGCAGTTGCTGTTCATGGGTCAGGAGTTCGGCCAGCTCTCCGAATGGTCCGAGGGCCGGAGCCTCGACTGGTGGATGCTGGACCAGCCCTCGCACGCCCAGCTGCTGGCATTCGTGGCCGAGCTCAACCGCGTCTACCGGGAGCACTCCGCACTGTGGGCGCGGGATGCCGACGGCGCGGCGTTCTCACGCCTCGGCGCTCCGCACTGGGATCCGAACGTGCAGGTCCTCGCGCGCCGCGACAACCACGGCAACACGGTGGTCGTCATCTGCAACTTCGGCGGCGTCCCGCTCGAGGACCACGCGCTCGACCTGCCCGCACCGGGTACGTGGCGCGAGGTGCTCAACTCCGACGCGGAGACCTACGGCGGCTCGGGCGTCGGCAACGCGGGCCACGTGACGACGGATCCCTCGGGCCGTGCGGTGCTCCGCATCCCCCCGCTCGGCGTCGTGTGGCTCGCGCACAGCGCGAACGCGTGA
- a CDS encoding tetratricopeptide repeat protein codes for MTDAASGAVMRGAVDLSALRNRPQPPAAPAGGAEPGGAGTAVVPSLVVDVTDETFGQILELSRTVPVVVDLWAEWCGPCKQLSPVLERVVRELGGRLLLAKVDVDANPQLSQAFRAQSIPMVVALVGGQPVPLFTGAVPEQQVREVFAQLLQVAAQNGVTGTVAVHGAEQGAVDAMDAEPPLPPLHAEAFDAIEAGDYDRAVAAYEKALAENPRDTDARTGLGQVRLLQRVQDADLQQARDAAAAKPTDREAQFLVADLDLSGGHVDDAFDRLLELFAGLDPAERGPVRERLLELFTLVGDGDPRVIRARARLASLLF; via the coding sequence ATGACCGATGCCGCTTCCGGTGCCGTGATGCGCGGCGCCGTCGACCTCTCCGCACTCCGCAACCGCCCGCAGCCGCCCGCCGCGCCCGCGGGAGGAGCCGAACCCGGGGGAGCCGGCACCGCCGTCGTGCCGTCTCTCGTGGTCGACGTCACGGACGAGACGTTCGGCCAGATCCTCGAGCTGTCGCGGACCGTGCCGGTGGTCGTCGACCTGTGGGCCGAGTGGTGCGGACCGTGCAAGCAGCTGAGCCCCGTCCTGGAGCGGGTCGTCCGGGAGCTCGGTGGGCGCCTGCTGCTCGCCAAGGTCGACGTCGACGCCAACCCGCAGCTCTCGCAGGCGTTCCGGGCGCAGTCGATCCCGATGGTGGTCGCACTCGTCGGCGGCCAGCCCGTGCCGCTGTTCACCGGCGCCGTCCCGGAGCAGCAGGTGCGCGAGGTCTTCGCCCAGCTGCTGCAGGTGGCGGCTCAGAACGGCGTGACGGGGACCGTCGCCGTCCACGGCGCCGAGCAGGGTGCCGTGGACGCCATGGATGCCGAGCCTCCGCTGCCGCCGCTGCACGCCGAGGCGTTCGACGCCATCGAGGCCGGCGATTACGATCGCGCCGTCGCCGCGTACGAGAAGGCCCTCGCCGAGAACCCGCGCGACACCGACGCCCGGACGGGCCTCGGTCAGGTGCGCCTGCTCCAGCGCGTCCAGGATGCGGATCTGCAGCAGGCACGCGACGCCGCGGCGGCGAAGCCCACGGACAGGGAGGCCCAGTTCCTCGTCGCCGACCTGGATCTGTCCGGCGGGCACGTCGACGACGCGTTCGACCGCCTGCTCGAGCTGTTCGCCGGACTCGACCCGGCCGAGCGCGGCCCGGTGCGCGAGCGCCTGCTCGAGCTGTTCACGCTCGTCGGCGACGGCGACCCGCGCGTCATCCGCGCGCGGGCGCGCCTGGCCAGCCTGCTCTTCTGA
- a CDS encoding glycosyl transferase — protein MRFVWAVAAFVLAALMIGAGIAQRTVFQGPTSTSASVPAGSKAPFVLIDGAVLNSREGTQTLRAQGSGTLFASYARTSDLKAWLADTSYDEVSVTKTGKLTTTPVAPSVTSSDGSGGDSSGGGDASGGGDGGGDAAAPTAPSHSPAGSDLWLDEFQQDGVLIAPMDLPAGTSVLVATDGTKPAPSTISISWPLQTSTPWAGPLIVGGAILMAVGVLLYILAIRHMRRSRGPRRKALPPLPVTEPIDLSELQGDKGVISAGKTGDSRALSSRRAFAILPVIAVSALAFTGCSADAWAQFTGSPTPTPSTSVIVPEGQQLPAVTEGQAGRILTRISKTVAQADDKKDDTIAATRLDGAMLAERVTNYTLRAKIADYKALPAIPSQPLKVILPQSYNGWPRTVLAVVSDPTDKKVAPTMMTMTQQDPWSEYKLTYAAAMEPAAQLPKVAPVYVGAPQVQPDSPFLLMEPGELATAYADLLTNGDKSTYASTFDSETDKLRAAVDANRKQRLDDFNKTGAQTGQMSFTVTAGDQPPVALATLASGAIVAVNVDESENVKPTQDGAQIKASGATKALAGDSSSTGYSTTYSDQLFFYVPAQGSTDQIRLLGYTSNIHDAQVIK, from the coding sequence GTGCGTTTCGTTTGGGCCGTAGCGGCGTTCGTTCTGGCCGCGCTCATGATCGGTGCCGGAATCGCCCAGCGAACCGTGTTCCAAGGCCCGACCAGCACCAGCGCGTCGGTCCCGGCGGGTTCGAAGGCGCCGTTCGTGCTCATCGACGGCGCGGTGCTGAACTCGCGCGAAGGTACGCAGACCCTGCGTGCGCAGGGGAGCGGCACGCTGTTCGCCTCCTATGCCCGGACATCCGACCTCAAGGCGTGGCTCGCGGACACGTCCTACGACGAGGTCTCCGTGACCAAGACCGGCAAGCTGACGACCACGCCGGTCGCTCCGAGCGTGACCAGCTCCGACGGCAGCGGTGGAGACTCCAGCGGTGGCGGCGACGCGAGCGGCGGCGGCGACGGCGGCGGAGACGCGGCGGCGCCCACGGCGCCGTCGCACAGCCCGGCGGGCTCCGACCTGTGGCTCGACGAGTTCCAGCAGGATGGCGTCCTGATCGCGCCCATGGACCTGCCCGCGGGCACGAGCGTCCTCGTCGCGACCGACGGCACGAAGCCGGCACCGAGCACGATCTCGATCTCGTGGCCGCTCCAGACCTCCACGCCATGGGCCGGCCCGCTCATCGTGGGCGGCGCCATCCTCATGGCGGTCGGCGTGCTGCTGTACATCCTGGCCATCCGTCATATGCGGCGTTCGCGGGGTCCCCGCCGGAAGGCGCTGCCTCCGCTCCCCGTGACCGAGCCCATCGACCTGTCCGAGCTGCAGGGCGACAAGGGCGTCATCAGCGCCGGGAAGACCGGCGACAGCCGCGCGCTCTCCAGCCGGCGCGCGTTCGCGATCCTGCCCGTCATCGCCGTCTCGGCGCTGGCGTTCACGGGCTGCTCGGCGGACGCGTGGGCCCAGTTCACCGGCTCGCCGACGCCGACCCCCAGCACCTCGGTGATCGTTCCGGAGGGCCAGCAGCTGCCGGCGGTGACCGAGGGGCAGGCGGGACGCATCCTGACCCGCATCTCGAAGACCGTCGCTCAGGCCGACGACAAGAAGGACGACACGATCGCCGCGACCCGCCTGGACGGTGCGATGCTGGCGGAGCGCGTGACGAACTACACGTTGCGCGCCAAGATCGCCGACTACAAGGCGCTGCCGGCGATCCCCTCCCAGCCGCTCAAGGTGATCCTTCCCCAGTCCTACAACGGGTGGCCGCGCACGGTGCTCGCCGTGGTGAGCGACCCGACCGACAAGAAGGTCGCGCCGACGATGATGACCATGACGCAGCAGGATCCGTGGTCGGAGTACAAGCTGACGTACGCTGCGGCGATGGAGCCGGCGGCGCAGCTGCCCAAGGTCGCGCCCGTCTACGTCGGAGCCCCCCAGGTGCAGCCAGACTCGCCGTTCCTGCTCATGGAGCCGGGTGAGCTCGCCACGGCCTACGCGGATCTTCTCACCAACGGTGACAAGAGCACCTACGCGTCGACGTTCGACAGCGAGACCGACAAGCTGCGCGCCGCCGTCGACGCGAACCGCAAGCAGCGCCTGGACGACTTCAACAAGACCGGGGCCCAGACCGGCCAGATGTCGTTCACGGTCACCGCGGGCGACCAGCCGCCGGTGGCGCTGGCCACCCTGGCCAGCGGCGCCATCGTCGCCGTGAACGTCGACGAGAGCGAGAACGTCAAGCCGACGCAGGACGGCGCGCAGATCAAGGCGAGCGGCGCGACGAAGGCTCTCGCGGGCGACAGCTCGTCCACCGGGTACTCCACCACGTACAGCGACCAGCTGTTCTTCTATGTGCCGGCGCAGGGATCGACCGACCAGATCCGTCTGCTCGGGTACACCAGCAACATCCACGACGCACAGGTGATCAAATGA
- a CDS encoding AI-2E family transporter, with translation MKLQSPFRTAFLATLGVGLGLLLIGSVQNLSTILLYVGTALFLSLGLEPIVAFFERRKLKRWLAVLITILIVLAVFAGIVLMIVPIIVGQISQLVTTIQHLIAHGGFDPVHAIRTWLHATFPALNVDQLFTYIENWYNSLDLAKLGEQIGTGIIAVGGAVIAGMAGAFIVIILTIYFTASTPSLKTAVYQLVPASKRERFVDLAEQIIGSVGYYVMGQVTLGVINGVLSAIFLTIIQAPFPAVLTVIAFFFSLIPLVGTITGSTIIVLTCLGFGSPTTALIAAIYYIVYMQIEAYVISPRIMNRAVSVPGAVVVVAALAGGSLLGLLGALVAIPVAASILIIYRQVVIPRQNER, from the coding sequence GTGAAGCTCCAGAGTCCGTTCCGCACCGCTTTCCTGGCGACGCTCGGGGTCGGTCTGGGGCTCCTGCTCATCGGCAGCGTCCAGAACCTGTCGACGATCCTGCTGTACGTCGGGACCGCCCTGTTCCTGTCGCTCGGTCTCGAGCCGATCGTCGCCTTCTTCGAGCGGCGGAAGCTGAAGCGCTGGCTCGCCGTCCTCATCACGATCCTGATCGTCCTCGCCGTGTTCGCGGGCATCGTCCTGATGATCGTGCCGATCATCGTCGGCCAGATCAGCCAGCTCGTCACGACGATCCAGCATCTCATCGCGCACGGCGGATTCGACCCCGTACACGCGATCCGGACGTGGCTGCACGCGACCTTCCCCGCCCTCAATGTCGACCAGCTGTTCACCTACATCGAGAACTGGTACAACTCGCTCGACCTCGCGAAGCTCGGCGAGCAGATCGGAACCGGCATCATCGCCGTCGGCGGCGCCGTCATCGCGGGGATGGCGGGGGCGTTCATCGTCATCATCCTGACGATCTACTTCACCGCATCCACCCCCTCGCTGAAGACCGCGGTGTATCAGCTGGTTCCGGCGTCCAAGCGCGAGCGATTCGTCGACCTCGCCGAGCAGATCATCGGCTCGGTCGGCTACTACGTCATGGGCCAGGTGACCCTCGGGGTGATCAACGGCGTCCTGAGCGCGATCTTCCTGACCATCATCCAGGCGCCGTTCCCCGCCGTGCTCACGGTCATCGCGTTCTTCTTCTCGCTGATCCCGCTGGTCGGCACGATCACGGGCTCGACGATCATCGTGCTGACGTGCCTCGGGTTCGGCTCCCCCACCACGGCGCTCATCGCGGCGATCTACTACATCGTCTACATGCAGATCGAGGCCTACGTGATCTCGCCGCGCATCATGAACCGCGCGGTGTCGGTACCGGGCGCGGTCGTCGTCGTCGCCGCCCTCGCCGGAGGATCCCTCCTCGGCCTCCTGGGCGCCCTGGTGGCGATCCCGGTGGCGGCGAGCATCCTGATCATCTACCGGCAGGTCGTGATCCCGCGCCAGAACGAGCGGTAG
- a CDS encoding alpha/beta hydrolase, with protein sequence MEIRGPVLLPAVREDIELHTFDGLTLVGELALPVDRAPVATLVTLHPLPTAGGFMDSHILRKAAGRLPALAGIAVLRFNTRGTSSPRGTSEGAFDGGRTEAFDVAAAMDFVIDRGLPHPWLLGWSFGTELALKYGRDHGAEGVILLSPPLHRTSADELAAWADDPRPVVALIPEFDDYLQPDAAAERFAVAPNIRVVPVAGGKHLWVGENQTRRVLDEVVAAMNPAARPLPTEWDES encoded by the coding sequence GTGGAGATCCGTGGTCCTGTCCTGCTGCCGGCCGTCCGGGAGGACATCGAGCTGCACACGTTCGACGGCTTGACGCTCGTCGGCGAGCTGGCGCTGCCTGTCGACCGTGCGCCCGTGGCGACGCTGGTGACGCTGCACCCCCTTCCCACCGCGGGCGGATTCATGGACTCGCACATCCTGCGCAAGGCCGCGGGACGTCTGCCGGCGCTCGCCGGGATCGCGGTGCTGCGCTTCAACACGCGCGGCACATCGTCGCCGCGCGGAACGAGCGAGGGCGCCTTCGACGGCGGCCGGACCGAGGCGTTCGACGTGGCCGCGGCCATGGATTTCGTGATCGATCGCGGGCTGCCGCATCCGTGGCTGCTCGGCTGGTCGTTCGGAACCGAGCTCGCCCTTAAGTACGGGCGCGATCACGGCGCCGAGGGGGTCATCCTGCTCTCGCCCCCGCTGCACCGGACGAGCGCCGACGAGCTCGCCGCGTGGGCGGACGACCCGCGACCGGTGGTGGCGCTCATCCCCGAGTTCGACGACTACCTGCAGCCCGATGCCGCGGCCGAGCGCTTCGCCGTCGCCCCGAACATCCGCGTCGTCCCGGTGGCCGGCGGCAAGCATCTGTGGGTCGGCGAGAACCAGACCCGGCGCGTGCTCGACGAGGTCGTGGCCGCCATGAACCCGGCCGCCCGCCCCCTTCCGACCGAATGGGACGAGTCTTGA